The Geothermobacter hydrogeniphilus genome includes the window CGCTCTCGGTCATATCCGCATCCTCGAAGAGCTGAATTACGACCAGATCAAGGTCAGTCTCAAAGCCTCCGATATCCGTCGTACGGTCGAGGCCTACCGGCTGCTGGCGGCGCAGGTCGATTACCCGCTGCACATCGGTATCACCGAGGCCGGTACCCGTTTCAGCGGCACGGTCAAGAGCGCCGTCGGTCTCGGGGTGCTGCTCTACGAGGGCGTCGGTGATACCCTGCGGGTGTCCCTGACCGGCGACCCGGTCGAGGAGGTGCGGGTCGGTTTTGAAATTCTCAAGAGTCTCGGCCTGCGTGAGCGGGGACCGGTCTTTATCAGCTGTCCGACCTGCGGCCGCTGCCAGATTGACCTGATCGAAACCGCCGAAGAGGTGGAAACGCGTCTCAGCGGTTTGCCGGTGCCGCTTACCATCGCCGTCATGGGGTGCGTGGTCAACGGCCCGGGGGAAGCGCGCGAGGCGGATCTCGGTATCGCCGGCGGCAAGGGGCAGGGGCTGCTGTTCCGCCGGGGTGAGATCGTTCGCAAGGTGCCACAGGCTGAGCTGGCCGACGCGCTGGTCGAAGAGGCTGAGCGGATGGCGGCGGAACGGCAGCGGTCCTGACCGGCTCCGCTGGTGATC containing:
- the ispG gene encoding flavodoxin-dependent (E)-4-hydroxy-3-methylbut-2-enyl-diphosphate synthase; translated protein: MSRTTRQIQIGDVKIGGGAPVSVQSMTNTDTRDSAATLAQIGRLTDAGCEIVRCAVPDVPAAESLAAICAGSAIPVIADIHFDYRLALKAVESGVAGLRINPGNIGERWKVQEVVRACAEKRLPIRIGVNAGSLEKDLLRKYGHPGAEAMAESALGHIRILEELNYDQIKVSLKASDIRRTVEAYRLLAAQVDYPLHIGITEAGTRFSGTVKSAVGLGVLLYEGVGDTLRVSLTGDPVEEVRVGFEILKSLGLRERGPVFISCPTCGRCQIDLIETAEEVETRLSGLPVPLTIAVMGCVVNGPGEAREADLGIAGGKGQGLLFRRGEIVRKVPQAELADALVEEAERMAAERQRS